The following proteins are co-located in the Wenzhouxiangella marina genome:
- a CDS encoding DUF3429 domain-containing protein — MTRTSLESDRWITTTRGLGWAGVIPFAGLALTRLTGAPDWLDRLLIGYGLLILAFLCGTLWQRELQSAAPRSSRLIASNLILLGAWPAMLLPQAWAAMLLAAGFAAHLAVDPPWKLRALPGWYRRLRLGLSSTVIALLVLTWLIATGRAL; from the coding sequence ATGACTCGAACGTCTCTTGAAAGCGATCGCTGGATCACCACGACCCGAGGCCTCGGCTGGGCGGGCGTCATTCCCTTCGCGGGTCTGGCCCTGACCCGCCTGACCGGCGCACCCGACTGGCTGGATCGCTTGCTGATCGGCTACGGCCTGCTGATCCTTGCCTTCCTCTGCGGCACGCTCTGGCAGCGCGAGCTGCAGTCCGCTGCACCTCGGTCCTCGCGACTGATTGCCAGCAACCTCATCCTGCTCGGCGCTTGGCCCGCCATGCTGCTGCCACAAGCCTGGGCCGCCATGCTGCTCGCTGCGGGCTTCGCCGCGCATCTGGCCGTGGATCCGCCCTGGAAGCTTCGGGCGCTGCCGGGCTGGTACCGTCGACTGCGGCTGGGCCTGAGCAGCACCGTCATCGCCCTGCTCGTCCTCACCTGGCTGATCGCGACCGGCCGTGCCCTCTGA
- a CDS encoding DUF692 domain-containing protein — protein sequence MNPGRLPVEGAGLGLRRALLGPLREYSGPAPDFLEVAPENWIGVGGSLGRKFRYFTERYPLLVHGLSLSLGAPEPLDEGFLKRLRHFLDAHEAVCYSDHLSYCSEHGHLYDLMPLPFLPETVDWVADRIAQVQDHLGRQIAVENISYYASPGAEMSELDFVKAVIERADCKLLLDVNNIHVNSVNHAYDAEEFLAGIPADRVAYIHVAGHHHEAEDLIVDTHGAAVVDPVWNLLASAYRRLGPVPTLLERDFNFPPLEELMAEVDTIRRLQTVAQAA from the coding sequence ATGAATCCGGGCCGGCTCCCTGTCGAGGGGGCCGGCCTGGGCCTGCGTCGGGCCCTGCTCGGCCCGCTGCGGGAGTATTCAGGTCCGGCGCCGGACTTCCTGGAAGTGGCGCCGGAGAACTGGATCGGCGTGGGCGGAAGTCTGGGTCGCAAGTTTCGCTACTTCACCGAGCGCTACCCCCTGCTGGTTCACGGTCTGTCCCTGTCCCTGGGGGCGCCCGAGCCACTCGATGAGGGCTTTCTCAAGCGCCTGCGACATTTTCTCGATGCGCATGAGGCGGTCTGCTACTCGGATCACCTGAGTTACTGCTCGGAGCACGGTCATCTCTACGATCTGATGCCATTGCCCTTCCTGCCGGAAACCGTCGATTGGGTGGCGGATCGGATCGCGCAGGTCCAGGACCATCTCGGCCGGCAGATCGCCGTGGAGAACATTTCCTACTACGCCTCGCCCGGGGCGGAAATGAGCGAACTGGACTTCGTCAAGGCCGTGATCGAGCGCGCCGACTGCAAGCTCCTTCTCGACGTCAACAACATCCACGTCAACAGCGTCAATCATGCCTATGACGCGGAGGAGTTCCTGGCGGGGATTCCGGCCGACCGCGTCGCCTACATCCACGTCGCCGGGCACCATCACGAGGCCGAGGACCTGATCGTCGATACCCATGGCGCTGCCGTGGTCGATCCGGTCTGGAACCTCCTCGCCTCGGCCTATCGGCGCCTCGGCCCCGTTCCGACCCTGTTGGAGCGCGACTTCAACTTTCCCCCGCTGGAAGAGCTGATGGCCGAGGTCGACACGATTCGCCGCTTGCAGACCGTCGCTCAGGCCGCCTGA
- the panD gene encoding aspartate 1-decarboxylase codes for MQIQLLKAKIHRATVTQVELDYEGSCAIDEDLLEAAGIREYEQIHIYNITSGERFVTYAIRAERGTGVISVNGAAAHKASVGDLVIIAAYAGLDAAEAERHVPSLVYPDADNRIMRTAGSIPVQAA; via the coding sequence ATGCAGATTCAATTGCTCAAGGCCAAGATTCATCGCGCGACCGTGACCCAGGTCGAGCTCGACTATGAAGGTTCCTGTGCCATCGACGAAGACCTCCTGGAGGCCGCCGGTATCAGGGAATACGAGCAGATTCACATCTACAACATCACCAGCGGCGAACGTTTCGTCACCTACGCCATCCGTGCCGAACGCGGAACCGGAGTGATCAGTGTCAATGGTGCGGCGGCCCACAAGGCCAGCGTCGGCGATCTGGTGATCATCGCCGCTTATGCGGGTCTGGATGCGGCAGAGGCCGAGCGCCACGTACCCAGCCTGGTCTATCCGGATGCCGACAATCGCATCATGAGAACCGCGGGCAGCATTCCGGTACAGGCTGCCTGA
- a CDS encoding glucose-6-phosphate isomerase: MFDWSRVPIDDAALDAIISELREVGLESATQRLFAGEQVNPSEGQSATHTRLRQQPRPESTRRFLEQAERLHSGQAGLSDLIHIGIGGSDLGPRLIDRALAEGDSALRVHWLSSLDSRSCRALLSELDPASTGMVLASKSFTTEETLVQAAVVRDWLGPAWAERSWAATARPDRAREFGLPDEAILGFPDSVGGRFSLWSSIGVSAAASIGRERFESLLDGAAEADQAFLAAQGDLGGQRELATMLAVLLHHFRRGLDRPTLGVISYEPRLSLLGDFLQQLIMESLGKGADLDDRPLDRPTAPLVFGGIGTGAQHSIFQALHQGADDHSLILVGTVRDRQADPAWQRTQLAHLLAQAQALAFGRQEGRACQRMPGNRPVALLLGRELDARSLGYLLASFEHAVFALSVLWQINPFDQWGVEEGKRLAGNFSRRLASDEPDLEDFPDAGFF; encoded by the coding sequence TTGTTTGACTGGTCGCGCGTGCCGATCGATGACGCTGCGCTCGACGCGATCATCAGCGAACTCCGGGAGGTCGGCCTCGAATCGGCTACGCAGCGCCTGTTCGCGGGCGAGCAGGTCAACCCCAGCGAAGGTCAGTCCGCGACCCATACCCGGCTTCGGCAGCAGCCACGTCCGGAATCGACCCGGCGATTTCTCGAGCAGGCCGAGCGCCTGCATTCGGGCCAGGCCGGTCTTTCGGATCTCATCCATATCGGCATCGGCGGCTCGGATCTAGGCCCACGTCTGATCGATCGGGCGCTGGCCGAGGGCGACAGTGCGCTGCGTGTTCACTGGCTCTCCAGCCTGGATTCTCGAAGCTGCCGAGCGCTGTTGAGTGAACTCGACCCGGCGAGCACCGGCATGGTGCTGGCGTCGAAATCCTTCACCACCGAAGAAACCCTCGTTCAGGCCGCCGTTGTTCGTGACTGGCTGGGCCCGGCCTGGGCCGAGCGCAGCTGGGCGGCGACGGCGCGCCCGGATCGAGCCCGTGAGTTCGGCCTCCCCGATGAGGCGATCCTGGGCTTCCCCGATAGCGTTGGCGGGCGTTTCTCGCTCTGGTCCTCCATCGGAGTCAGCGCGGCCGCGTCCATCGGGCGGGAACGCTTCGAGTCGCTTCTCGACGGTGCGGCCGAGGCCGATCAGGCCTTCCTGGCGGCGCAGGGGGACCTGGGTGGCCAACGCGAGTTGGCGACGATGCTCGCCGTGCTCCTGCACCATTTCCGTCGCGGCCTGGATCGGCCGACCCTTGGCGTGATTTCCTATGAGCCGCGACTGTCCCTGCTGGGGGATTTTCTGCAGCAGCTGATCATGGAAAGCCTGGGCAAGGGCGCCGATCTCGATGACCGGCCCCTCGATCGGCCAACCGCCCCGCTCGTGTTCGGCGGCATCGGAACCGGTGCCCAGCACTCGATCTTCCAGGCCCTGCACCAGGGCGCCGACGATCATTCCTTGATCCTGGTCGGCACCGTGCGGGATCGTCAGGCCGACCCCGCCTGGCAGCGCACGCAGCTTGCGCACCTGCTTGCCCAGGCCCAGGCACTGGCCTTCGGTCGTCAGGAAGGGCGGGCTTGTCAGCGCATGCCCGGCAATCGTCCCGTTGCCCTGCTGCTCGGCCGGGAGCTCGACGCTCGTTCCCTGGGCTACCTGCTGGCCAGCTTCGAGCACGCCGTGTTCGCGCTGAGCGTGCTGTGGCAGATCAACCCCTTCGATCAATGGGGTGTCGAAGAAGGCAAGCGCCTGGCCGGGAACTTCAGCCGACGACTTGCATCCGATGAGCCTGATCTGGAAGACTTCCCCGACGCCGGATTTTTTTGA